Sequence from the Undibacterium piscinae genome:
CTGCTGATCGCACCGGCCATGCGTGGAAATGTGGCAAAACCCGGCGACCCAACGCAATGCAGCCCAACTCAAGGCGGAGCGTACATCTGCTCGGCCCTGCAGCCGGTGAGCAAGCCTGTCCGGTGCTCGAACCAGATCCAGCGATTACGGCAGCCGGCAAGGTGCTGATCTTTTTTCAATGTCGACACATCCAGATTGCGGTAGTGGAAAAACGCTTCGAGCTTAGGCATGCCACGCGCCATAAAGCGACGATCCTGGCAGATCGTATGTTTCTGATGCTTTTTAAAGCCACTGTAATTCCGGTTTCCACCGGCTTTCAATGGACACATCCAGATTGCGGTAGTGGAAAAACGCTTCGAGCTTAGGCATGCCACGCGCCATAAAGCGACGATCCTGGCAGATCGTATTGCCGCACATAGGTGATTTACCGGCCGGCACAAAGTGCTTGAGGAAATCGATCAGGGCTTTTTCCGCATCTTGCTCGGTGACGGTAGATGCCTTGACCCGGTCGATCAGGCCGGAGCGACCATGGGTCCCCTTGTTCCAGGCATCCATCTTGTTCATGGTTTCGTCCGACTGATGAATCGCAAATACCGGACCCTCGGCCAGAATGTTCAATTGCATATCGGTGACCACCACGGCCACTTCTATGATGCGATCGTTCTCCGGGTCCAACCCTGTCATTTCCATATCTACCCAGATCAAATTCATCTCATTGGGTTTGGCCGGTTTTGCCGTATTTACTTGTATCTCGGTCGCTTGTGACATAATTCTTCCTTGGCTTGATAATTTCTTTCTGAATGCGGCATTTTCCCATGATTTCTACAGCGTTTTCTGTTTTATTCGTCGCTTTTTTGCTTTTAACATTAGTTTTGCAATTTTGGCTAGGCTCACGCCACATCCGCCACATCCTCCAGCATCGCAGCGCCGTACCGGCTGAATTTGCGGAAAAAATTCCTTTGGCAGCCCACCAAAAGGCTGCCGACTACAGTGTCGCCAAAACCAAGCTGGGCATGCTAATGCTACTGCTCAACGCCATCGTACTGATAGGTTTCACCCTGTTTGGCGGTCTGCAATGGCTATCTGTCAGCCTGGTTAAACTGACCGGCCCGGGCATGGGCTACCAATTGAGCCTGTTGGCCTCGTTTGCTTTAATCGGCGCCCTGATTGATTTGCCGCTCGATTACTACAAGCAATTTGTGCTCGAACAAAAATTTGGCTTTAACAAAATGAGCAAGGGCTTGTTTTTTGCGGACATGCTCAAAAGCACGCTGATTGGCGCGGCGATAGGTTTGCCGCTGATCTGGGTCATGCTCACGCTGATGGAAAAATCCGGCACACTCTGGTGGCTGTACGCCTGGCTGGTATGGAGCGGCTTTCAGTTATTGATGATGATCATCTTCCCGACCTGGATCGCGCCTTTATTCAATAAGTTTACTCCGCTTAGCGATGAGTCTTTGCGCACCCGCATAGAAGACCTGATGCAACGCGTAGGCTTTGCGTCCAAAGGCTTATTTGTGATGGACGGCTCGAAACGCAGTGCCCACGGCAACGCGTATTTCTCAGGTTTTGGCGCCTCCAAGCGCATCGTGTTTTTTGATACCCTGTTGGCGCGCCTGAGCCCGGAAGAAATCGAGGCGGTATTGGCACATGAACTAGGCCACTTCAAGCTTAAGCATATCCTCAAGCGCATCACGGTGATGTTCCTGATATCCTTGGGTTTCCTGGCATTACTGGGCTTTTTAAAGCAGCAAACCTGGTTTTATACCGGTTTAGGCGTGGATCCTATGCTGATGGCATCAAATGATGCGATGGCACTGATATTATTCATGCTGTCGCTGCCAATTTTTACTTTTGTGCTGTCACCACTGAGTTCGATCAGTTCACGCAAGCATGAGTTTGAAGCTGACGCGTTTGCCGCTAAACACACCAATGCCGACAATCTGGTCGCCGCGCTGGTGAAACTGTATGAAGACAATGCCTCAACCCTGACACCAGATCCGCTGCATTCGGCCTTTTATGACTCGCATCCGCCCGCATCACTGCGCATCAGCAGACTACAAAACAAATTAGCATCATAGCGCCCGCTCACAGGAAACTTACACCATGATCAAAACTACCGAACTTCTTGCAAAAAAATCCCAGCATACGGAGACCGGCTTAGATGCCGCCAGCCTGCCGGACTACTTTGCCGCCACACCAGGCTGGGAGCAAGATGGTGCGCGCATCGTCAAGACTTTTCAGTTCAAAAACTATTACGAAACGCTCTCCTTCATCAACGCGATTGCCTACGTGATTCACGCCGAAGACCATCACCCTGAATTGACAGTGACCTATAACCGTTGCGTCATCAAATTCGACACGCATACCGTGAATGACGGCAAAGGTGGAATTTCAGAAAATGACTTCATTTGCGCCGCCAAAGTCGACGGTATTTTCCAGCAAAGTTTTTCCTGATGGCTAAGAAAGAAACCAAGGCCGGCTCACTAGGCACCGTGATTGCCGCACATGGCCGTCACTATCTGGTGCAGGCAGACGACATCAAACTGCATTGCGTCACCCGCGGTAAAAAGAGTGACGTGGCGGTCGGCGATGTCGTCGAATACCAGCTCACCTCAAAAAACCAGGGCGTGATTGAGGCGATTACGCCGCGTCAGACTTTGCTATACCGCTCGGATCAGTACAAATCCAAGATGCTCGCTGCCAACCTGACGCAATTGGTGGTGGTAGTGGCTACCGAGCCCAGTTTCTCCGACGATTTGATCTCGCGTGCGCTGGTGGCATCGGAATCATCCGGTATCAAGGCGCACATTATTTTAAATAAGATCGATGTCACCGAGAGTTTGCCGAAAGCGCGCGAACGGGTCGGCCTGTATGCAAAACTCGGTTACCCGGTGCATGAAGTCTCCGTCACCGGCATGCCCGACAGCACCCGCAGCACCTTAATGAATTTGCTGCAAGGTCAAAGCACGATCCTGATCGGCCAATCCGGCATGGGAAAATCTTCGCTGATCAACCTGATTATCCCTGATGCCGAGATCGCCACCCGCGAAATCTCCGCCGCGCTCGATACCGGCAAGCACACCACCACCTTCACCCGCCTGTTCCAGATGGATGCCTATCAGGGACAAGCGACGTCTGTAATTGATTCTCCGGGCTTTCAGGAATTTGGCTTGCATCACTTAAGCGAGGGCATGCTGGAACGCGCCTTCCCTGAATTCCTGCCTTATCTGGGCAACTGTAAATTCTACAATTGCCATCACCATGCCGAACCAAGCTGTGCGGTCACAGCTGCCATCAAGAGCGGCGAGATCAGCACGATGCGGCATGATTTATTCAAGCAACTGGTGCACGAAGCGGCGCACCATAGAGGCATTAAATGCGTCGACCATTATAGTGCAGAGCGATTACGCATCCGCGTTAGCTTGATTGACACCGGGAAATAACATAAAAAGAGCTACCTTCGCCGGTCGTGGAGACTTAAAAGAGCATGCTTGTCTGGTAACATCGATCTCAAAACGACGACACCAGAGTGGATGCCGAGCCTCTCGATTTCCATATTTGCTATCGTGATCCCAGAGGTGAGCCTCCCATCTGGTTGACGATCGCTTTCGAAATCGACAGCC
This genomic interval carries:
- the orn gene encoding oligoribonuclease, which produces MSQATEIQVNTAKPAKPNEMNLIWVDMEMTGLDPENDRIIEVAVVVTDMQLNILAEGPVFAIHQSDETMNKMDAWNKGTHGRSGLIDRVKASTVTEQDAEKALIDFLKHFVPAGKSPMCGNTICQDRRFMARGMPKLEAFFHYRNLDVSIESRWKPELQWL
- a CDS encoding M48 family metallopeptidase — translated: MISTAFSVLFVAFLLLTLVLQFWLGSRHIRHILQHRSAVPAEFAEKIPLAAHQKAADYSVAKTKLGMLMLLLNAIVLIGFTLFGGLQWLSVSLVKLTGPGMGYQLSLLASFALIGALIDLPLDYYKQFVLEQKFGFNKMSKGLFFADMLKSTLIGAAIGLPLIWVMLTLMEKSGTLWWLYAWLVWSGFQLLMMIIFPTWIAPLFNKFTPLSDESLRTRIEDLMQRVGFASKGLFVMDGSKRSAHGNAYFSGFGASKRIVFFDTLLARLSPEEIEAVLAHELGHFKLKHILKRITVMFLISLGFLALLGFLKQQTWFYTGLGVDPMLMASNDAMALILFMLSLPIFTFVLSPLSSISSRKHEFEADAFAAKHTNADNLVAALVKLYEDNASTLTPDPLHSAFYDSHPPASLRISRLQNKLAS
- a CDS encoding 4a-hydroxytetrahydrobiopterin dehydratase → MIKTTELLAKKSQHTETGLDAASLPDYFAATPGWEQDGARIVKTFQFKNYYETLSFINAIAYVIHAEDHHPELTVTYNRCVIKFDTHTVNDGKGGISENDFICAAKVDGIFQQSFS
- the rsgA gene encoding ribosome small subunit-dependent GTPase A, whose amino-acid sequence is MAKKETKAGSLGTVIAAHGRHYLVQADDIKLHCVTRGKKSDVAVGDVVEYQLTSKNQGVIEAITPRQTLLYRSDQYKSKMLAANLTQLVVVVATEPSFSDDLISRALVASESSGIKAHIILNKIDVTESLPKARERVGLYAKLGYPVHEVSVTGMPDSTRSTLMNLLQGQSTILIGQSGMGKSSLINLIIPDAEIATREISAALDTGKHTTTFTRLFQMDAYQGQATSVIDSPGFQEFGLHHLSEGMLERAFPEFLPYLGNCKFYNCHHHAEPSCAVTAAIKSGEISTMRHDLFKQLVHEAAHHRGIKCVDHYSAERLRIRVSLIDTGK